A window of Salvia splendens isolate huo1 chromosome 8, SspV2, whole genome shotgun sequence genomic DNA:
tcgatactggtgcggcttctggttccagatcgatagtaaactccaattgtcggtcaggcggagggcctggcaaagcatcgggaaatacgtcgggaaactcacgtactaccgccacatcttcaactttcatttctttattgtcatgtccttgtagatatacgagataggcaggacgcccctttctaatcatcgtagttgcttgaagtgccgatatcacacaagtccgctgattcatcgaaatcccgtggaaggtagagggctccttccccggggtttgtaacgagatttgtctctcttggcatcgaatagtggcatagttttcagctagccagtccatccccagaataatgtcaATGTTTTCCATTGCCATAACATGTAGGTTGTGAGCCACTAAGTTAAGTTCTCCCATCATaaattctatgttcgagcaagattgtgaaaggtctataaggcctcctaccggtgagttcacgTTCATCTTAagttcaagttcatcaacaggaAGTCTTAAAGCATTTACGCAGGAGCGCGATATAAAggagtgcgacgcacccgtatcaaacagaacagcaacaggcatgtcaagtagcgtttccatacctgccagattatcttATTTTGGATCTCCCTGTGTGGCTTTAgcttgcttgcgtcccaaggcataggccctagcttgagtgGGATATGGTTGGCGACGCTGCTGCGGCTGCTGAGGTGGTGTGGGATTCCCTCAAGGCCCATTCGGTGTTCCCCCAACTCCAGTGTTATTGTTGCTCGAGCACTCTTTGGCGAAGTGTCCAACTCCACCACACTTGCAGCACACGTTTTTCCCGACTCTGCACTCCCCCATGTGGTTCTTCTGGCACTTGGCGCAgggaggtgctctctgacggaaatctccactttggtatggagcagcttgctttccttttccccaagcagagtttggggtaccctggaacctcttgttgtcaaagggtTCGCGGTTCCTGTCCCACTTCCTCTTATCTCGGAAATTCTGCTGTGGGGTCGGCGGTGTGGGTGTAACTGTCTTTTCCCGTGGCATtgcttcctccacgtccaatgcacgagaCAGTGACTCGGCATATTAGAGTCTTCCACGGCATGCTAGAGCCATTcttatttcgtgcctcagaccggcacaaaacttctccgACATTTTCTCGTCATTATTTACCTGCTCCggtgcatatcgagacatgtcacatagggcacggtcatattccgTCACGGTCATCCGCCCCTGTTTTAGGTTGTAGAACTCGACCTCCTTAGCCTTGCGGTAACTCCTCGGGATATACTTATCATAGAGTTCCCCCTTAAAGTCTTCCCAAGTTAGGGCGTCCAGTTGTTCCTGCGACATCGTTCGCTGCTTGGTCTCCCACCAAAATTCCGCGGACCCAGTGAGCTGGTAggtcacgcacgataggcgctcctgatcggtgcaccttaggaacttgaAGATacgttctatggcccgaatccaggtctcagCCTTGGCCGGATCTCTCATTCCATCGAAaacgggaggacgttccttcCGAAACTCCTTCTCAATGTTtcgttccggctgtggcggtggtggtggtggttgtccttcaggGCCCACACTActttgggtctcgttgcttgcctcATTCTCGTGATGAACGGCTGCACGTCGGGGTGGCATTCTGAATAGTATGGCATGCCgtattttgttttgaattgcctatctgattgtctactagaataatgttctactagactttgatggttaacgaattcgggtctaactagggtccaagccctacttaggctagtgcactgatggggatcgtgagccgtcccctaggttggccggtccagtgatcgagattgtggccacattctcgtttcacatgatggttcagatatggtatatgatggaggatgacgattgtccgcgcggacactattttaaggaatgattttagtgtttctcggccttttttaaagtaaaacccgagattcactcgatgatggcttgacataacttaaatgataaatgtatttcgggcatgagttcactgggtgcatcaagtactcagcccatgcatatgttttccctatttgcaggttgagcaaggtcgggaggcggaggatgttgagcgatgatccaagaacgtattcaatcactgttccggttactactatgtcttcatacatagtagtagctaaactctcattTGCTTCAGCTACTCAATGTTTTAAGAATTtatgttattttctttgagCTATTGAACTCTGTCATTTTCGTTATGTAATTTCGGGATTGAACCTTTGGTTTGAATAAACGAAATTTCATCTTTGAGCGATATGTCGTACTTCCTTGATCGCTACCCCCtccttccccgcttcttaactcccccactagtcacgattccccgtgcttctaatccttaggaagtgcggtcgtgacaagtaTAGTCTGCACGACTTTGGCGATTGGAGGTCTCCGTCATCAACTTCTTTAGCCACAGTATCTCTCTCATGCCACACTTAATCCCACGCATAACTGCCTCTGCAATTGTGAGTGCCACCACCTTCTACTTCTTA
This region includes:
- the LOC121745984 gene encoding uncharacterized protein LOC121745984 — its product is MPPRRAAVHHENEASNETQSSVGPEGQPPPPPPQPERNIEKEFRKERPPVFDGMRDPAKAETWIRAIERIFKFLRCTDQERLSCVTYQLTGSAEFWWETKQRTMSQEQLDALTWEDFKGELYDKYIPRSYRKAKEVEFYNLKQGRMTVTEYDRALCDMSRYAPEQVNNDEKMSEKFCAGLRHEIRMALACRGRL